Within the Thermodesulfobacteriota bacterium genome, the region TACACATCGGCTTTTTTCGACAGACCGAGAGCGCTGATATTGACGTCACACTGGATAAGCTTGGCTTGGTCCGGCCAGTAGACCATGTCGTACTGAGGCAACGTTCCGAACGGTCCCAGGCGGGTGCCCAGGGCGATGACCACATCCGCTTTGTTGATGATCCGCATGGCCGCTTTGGAACCGCAGTAGCCGATAGGGCCGCAGGCCAAGTCATGACTGGCGGGGAACGTATCGTTATGAAGATAACTGTTAACCACCGGAGCGGTGATAAACTCTGACAGATTCCTGACCTCGGTCAGGGCATCCGCCTGGGAAACGCCACCACCGGACACGATCACCGGAAACCTGGCATGAACGATCAGTTGAGCCGCTGCTTCCAAATCCTCCATGGAACCCGCACCGCGTTTGATGACCGGTGTTTGGTAGATTTCGTCGTTGCATTCGCCGTAGAAAAAGTCACGGGGAATGTTCAGATGGGTGGGCCCGTTAAAATTCTTGGCCATGTAAAAACAGCGGCGGGCCAGTTCAGCCATCCGTTCGGGCCGGTTGACCCGTACCTGGTAAACCGTTTGTTTTTCGAACATGGCCATCTGGTCCAGTTCCTGGAAGCCACCGGTTCCAATGCCCATCGAGCCGGTTTCAGGTGACAGAGCCACCACCGGGGAGTGTGCCCAGTAAGCGGCCACCAGGGCGGAAACGAAATTGGCAACTCCTGGACCGTTCTGACCGATGCAGGCCTGGGGTTTGCCGGTTATTCTGGCCAAGCCATCTGCAGCATGGGTGGCAGCTTGTTCGTGGGCCACAGGAATGAAACGGATGCCGGCATCGGGAAACAGATCCAGTGCATCCATGTAAGCCGATCCCACAATTCCAAAAACGTTTTTCACCCCTTCTGCCACCATGGTCTCGACCAAGGCTTCACTCGGGGTCATCTTGACTTTGCTCACGTTGTTTCTCCTAAATTATCTGCTAGTTAAATGAATTGATTAAGGATAAAGGTATTTGTCATTTCGTATATCAGATATCTAATATCTGATACCCCGTCAACACAAATTGGAAAAACCAGTCAAGAGACATTTCCGCACAGGCCGATAGTTTGAAAAGAATTCCCGGCGCAAATAGCGTGACCCAATCAGGATGAATACGCGAATCGACAGGTATCGTTTTTCGATCATTAAATATCCAGAAATTTCGCACAATTTT harbors:
- the xsc gene encoding sulfoacetaldehyde acetyltransferase, which gives rise to MSKVKMTPSEALVETMVAEGVKNVFGIVGSAYMDALDLFPDAGIRFIPVAHEQAATHAADGLARITGKPQACIGQNGPGVANFVSALVAAYWAHSPVVALSPETGSMGIGTGGFQELDQMAMFEKQTVYQVRVNRPERMAELARRCFYMAKNFNGPTHLNIPRDFFYGECNDEIYQTPVIKRGAGSMEDLEAAAQLIVHARFPVIVSGGGVSQADALTEVRNLSEFITAPVVNSYLHNDTFPASHDLACGPIGYCGSKAAMRIINKADVVIALGTRLGPFGTLPQYDMVYWPDQAKLIQCDVNISALGLSKKADVYSCGDVKEFTALLFKRIRELNPNMEKNNQRLADVQKEKDIWGTELAEWSTGSQSRPMHPRRFHREWTRALPEGSIVTTDIGNNSSMINAYLKFEGIRQHISALSWGNCGFAYGAALGCKIGKPDTPVIAFQGDGAYGISGVAEVMTAVRENIPVIAIVATNYEWGAEKKNQIDYYDNRFVGANLPENPDYEKLAEDMGALGFRVDHPDQVADVMKQAIASGKPCVINAIVQGGEEVLAEPFRRDALNMPVRYLDKYAHLNAK